The sequence below is a genomic window from Thermoflavifilum sp..
TAAGAAATTATTGCCTCGCTTTCAGGAACTGGAATATATCCGTTCGTTCCTGCTGGGTCGCATGGCCTGGAGCCAGATGAACGGGTTGATCATCGTGAGCGGAGGACTGGGATTGTTCGACAAAGAGATCGTCATCAATGCCGGAGGATACGACCATACGTCTTTTGCCGAAGATATGGAAATGATTACCCGTATGCGGCGTTACATGGAAGAAAACAAACTGCCTTACCGGGTGCGCTACATACCCAACTCTCAGTGCTGGACCGAAGGACCGGCCACACTGAAAGTATTCAGCAAACAACGCACCCGCTGGGCAAGAGGATTGATTCAATGTCTTCATGTACATCGCCGTGTGATCGGCAATCCGAAATACGGCATCATGGGCCTGCTTACTTATCCCTATATGGTATTGTTTGAATGGATGGCCCCTTTTCTGGAATTAACAGGACTCATCTTCTATCTGGTCTCCGGCCTTTCGGGAACAATCAATTGGACACATGCCCTGATCCTGTTGCTCTACGTATATAGCTTTTCTGTAGCCATTACCACCATAGCTGTATTATGGGATCAACTTACTTTCAAATATTACGACAGCGTATGGCAGGTTATGGGACTTTGTTTGATGGCCATTGTCGAACCTATCCTGTATCATCCGTTAAATGTATTTTTCTCCATCCGTGGAAATTATTTTTATTTCACAGGAAAAAAACTGGCATGGGGCAATATGTCGCGTCAGGGCTTTGCTCGCCGACAGGCAGCTCCAGTCCAGCCTTCGGAGGCATCATCCTGAACGCTACGGCAAAAACTATGTGGCACATCATCTACCCAAACCGCCTTTTACGCCTGTTCTGCAGCATGTTTATGAGTATGCTGCTTATATTAAGCTTTCAACGCCTGCCGGCACAAAAACTTTCATCAGACGACCTGTTAAAACAGGCGCTCTATGAAACCCAGGTGCGACATGATTACAACAAAGCCATTTCTCTGTGTAAACAGGGATTGGCTTTGAGTCCGGATTATCTGGACATCCGTCTGTTGCTGGGCCGACTGTATATGCTCACCCATCAATATGATCTGGCAAGGATTGAGCTTTCTCGTGTCCTGGCCAAACAACCTGCCAACGCCGATGCATTGAATTATCTCATCAACTTAGAAATGCAGGATAAGCACTACAACGAAGCCCTATGCTATGCTAATATGGCGTTGTATTATTATCCCGACAGTGTGTTTTTTATTTTGAAGAAAACAGCTGCACTCAGTGCCGGGCAACAGTTTGATGAAGCGCTGCAGGTGCTTCATCAAAGCTTGAAGAAGCTGCCCGACCAGAGCCGCTTACGTAGTGCATACCTGGATCAACTCATTACGGCCGCGCGTACTTATCGGGATCAACATAACTATATCCTGGCCCATCAATACCTGCAGCAAGCACTGCAAAACGCTCCGGATAACAGGTTGATATTAACCTATCTCATCAACCTCGAATCTGCCTATGAACATCATGACGAGGCACTGGTGTACGCCAATCAAGCGCTGCAATACTATCCGAACGATCCTGAGTTTATCAAACGCAAGCTGGGTATCTTGCTTGCTGCAAAGCATTATCTGGAAGCTGAACAACTGGTACAGGAGCAAATGCAAAAAAATCCCACTGATCCGGCATGGAGAACACTCGCCAGCTATGTGCATTTGCAGGCTGCCCGGGCTTATGTGCATCAGATGCCACAGTATCAGTATAGCGCTGTGCTGGCCAATGATCCGGCCAACCGGGAAGCCCTTCAAGCTTTGATAAACTTATATAGTGCACAGCAAGCTTATGCAGAAGCCCTTCGCTATGCCAATCAGGCGCTGCAATATTATCCGGATGATACCCTGTTTTTATTAAAAAAAATCGCCCTGCTCGATGCATCGGGAAAATATGCCGAAGCCTATCCCATCACGGCTCAATTATGGAAATCCTATCCTGGCGACGCCCGGTTGAAGACACACTACCTCGATGAACTGCAGCAAGCCGGACGGGCTTTCGAGCAGGACCAGCAATGGGACAGCGCCGCAGCCTGCTATGAACAAATGCTTGCCGTGGATGCCCATAATCTCCCGGCCTATGATCGACTGATCGCCCTCTCGCTTCAACAAAAGCAATACGATCTGGCGCTGGCCTACGTCCGCCGGGCTGAAGCGCTGGCACCCGGCAATCCTGTATACCGGTTTCGGGAATCGGGTATCCTGGAAGAAGCCGGGCGTTACCGGGAGGCGGCAGCCATCAGCCATCAACTCATGGAAGCCTATCCACAAAGCCTGCGCTACCGCCAGGCCTACCTGGATCAGCTGCTGGAAGCCGCCCGCGCCGATATGCAGGCCCAACAACCCGACCGGGCCGTGGAAAACCTGCAGGCACTGCTGGCCCTGGATCCCCATCATACCGAAGCGCTTGACCTGATGATCAACGCCCTCTACCAGATGAAACAATATGCCGCCGGACTGGCCTGGTGTGATTCCGTCCTGCGACAAGACCCGCAGAACCGGGATTTTCTGGTGAAAAAAGCCGGCTTGCTGGAAGCCAGCGGGCAATATGCTGAAGCCGCTCGCCTCCTCTCCGCCCTGGTCAACCGTTATCCTTATGACAACAAGCTGCAAAGCAGCTACACGGAAAACCTGTTCCTGGCCGCCAAACAGTTTGCCGCAAACGGGCAGGCCGACAGTGCCTCGGCCTATCTGCGATCCATTACCCTGCTACAGCCCCGCGATACCCTGGCCTGGCTAAGCCTGATTAACCTGAAAGCCAGCCAGCAACAACTCGACTCGGCCCTCCTGCTCAGCAATACGGCCCTGCAATATTTACCGCATAACCCCGAGCTGCTGCTGAAAAAAGCCAGTTTTGCCCTTGCTTCAGGCCATACCACCGAAGCCGCTCAAACACTCGATACCTTACTGCTCGTTGATCCGCATAACGAAGCCGCCAAAGCCCTCCGCGACCAGATACGCATCGCCTCCTACCACCAGGCTATTGGACTGGACTATAATTTTACGGCCTTCGGCGACCGCACCACCAACCCCTGGAACCTGGCCAGCCTGTACTACCAGCGCCTGCCGCACTGGGGAAGCTATGATCTGCGTGTGAACTTCGCCAACCGCAACAACCGCAATGGCCTGCAGGGAGAGGGGGAGGTGTACTGGGATCATGATTCCTCAAACACGTCTTATGTAGACCTGGCCTATGCGCACGATTCTATTTTCCCCCGTCTCCGGGCTGCCTATACCTTCACGCATTATTTCCGAAAAGGCTGGGAAGCCGATCTGGGCGGGCGTTACCTGAACTTCGACTCAACAGCCCTGGGCAGTGCATACCTGGGTTTGGGAAAATATTTCAGCGACTACTGGATTTATGGACAGGCTTACCTGACACCCCAGCATAAACAATGGTTTGGTGCTTATCGGGTGACCTTACGCTACTACTACAGCGAACAGCGCGACGATTATCTGAATTTGATTGTAGGTACCGGCGTCTCGCCCGACGACCGCAGTCGCTATTTCGGCCTGAACAAATGGCTGAGCCTGTCGGCCACCAACGTGGCACTGGGGTATCAACATATTTTCCACGGACAAACCATTGCAGGCTTCACCGTCAGCTGGACCAACCAGGAAATCGCCCAGGGTATTCGCCAAAATGAATATGACGTATATGTACACCTGGTTCAAAAATTTTAATCGAAAGTGGATATACGCGATGATCTGCCTGCATAGCAGCTTAAGTTCCTGCGCCCAGCCGCTTCCTCATCTTGCGATTGTCCATCAGGGTCAATCGCCCTATGCGCTGGTCATCGCACCTCATGCAGATCGTTATAGCCAACAGGCCGCCCGGCTGATTCAACAATACACCCAACAGGTCACCGGCATACATTTACCCCTCCTTACAGCTGGCGACACCACACAACTCCACCAACCCGCGATTGCGATAGGCCAGACAGC
It includes:
- a CDS encoding glycosyltransferase, producing MMLLNFTISHLWHQLQSLYEGFIFYYAAAIMSLYVILAIFSALAIRQFKRRNSFVDYKSILNSPHAPGISVIAPAYNEGATIIDNVHSLLTLNYAKFEVIIVNDGSTDDTLEKLIREFELVPVKFDYQERIVTRPVKRVFRSTNPAYSKLIVVDKENGKSKADASNAGINVASYPLFLCTDVDCIIEKNTLLHMVKPFLEEKIRVIAVGATIRIANSCEVDQGVLLRVIPPKKLLPRFQELEYIRSFLLGRMAWSQMNGLIIVSGGLGLFDKEIVINAGGYDHTSFAEDMEMITRMRRYMEENKLPYRVRYIPNSQCWTEGPATLKVFSKQRTRWARGLIQCLHVHRRVIGNPKYGIMGLLTYPYMVLFEWMAPFLELTGLIFYLVSGLSGTINWTHALILLLYVYSFSVAITTIAVLWDQLTFKYYDSVWQVMGLCLMAIVEPILYHPLNVFFSIRGNYFYFTGKKLAWGNMSRQGFARRQAAPVQPSEASS
- a CDS encoding tetratricopeptide repeat protein codes for the protein MSMLLILSFQRLPAQKLSSDDLLKQALYETQVRHDYNKAISLCKQGLALSPDYLDIRLLLGRLYMLTHQYDLARIELSRVLAKQPANADALNYLINLEMQDKHYNEALCYANMALYYYPDSVFFILKKTAALSAGQQFDEALQVLHQSLKKLPDQSRLRSAYLDQLITAARTYRDQHNYILAHQYLQQALQNAPDNRLILTYLINLESAYEHHDEALVYANQALQYYPNDPEFIKRKLGILLAAKHYLEAEQLVQEQMQKNPTDPAWRTLASYVHLQAARAYVHQMPQYQYSAVLANDPANREALQALINLYSAQQAYAEALRYANQALQYYPDDTLFLLKKIALLDASGKYAEAYPITAQLWKSYPGDARLKTHYLDELQQAGRAFEQDQQWDSAAACYEQMLAVDAHNLPAYDRLIALSLQQKQYDLALAYVRRAEALAPGNPVYRFRESGILEEAGRYREAAAISHQLMEAYPQSLRYRQAYLDQLLEAARADMQAQQPDRAVENLQALLALDPHHTEALDLMINALYQMKQYAAGLAWCDSVLRQDPQNRDFLVKKAGLLEASGQYAEAARLLSALVNRYPYDNKLQSSYTENLFLAAKQFAANGQADSASAYLRSITLLQPRDTLAWLSLINLKASQQQLDSALLLSNTALQYLPHNPELLLKKASFALASGHTTEAAQTLDTLLLVDPHNEAAKALRDQIRIASYHQAIGLDYNFTAFGDRTTNPWNLASLYYQRLPHWGSYDLRVNFANRNNRNGLQGEGEVYWDHDSSNTSYVDLAYAHDSIFPRLRAAYTFTHYFRKGWEADLGGRYLNFDSTALGSAYLGLGKYFSDYWIYGQAYLTPQHKQWFGAYRVTLRYYYSEQRDDYLNLIVGTGVSPDDRSRYFGLNKWLSLSATNVALGYQHIFHGQTIAGFTVSWTNQEIAQGIRQNEYDVYVHLVQKF